ATAAACTTCTTTTTATTAagatataaaaaattaatttacataaAATCCCCCattttatacattaaaaataccATTTAATTCTCATAAACacaattatattaaaaaaataacttttctacACCCCTGCTGCTTCACCTGCCAGGCAGGCCTGATGACACGGGGTTAATCGTTAATTAAAATGTTCATTAAATTGTTAATTGCTGTTTGTGCAGAGCTCTGGTGATGCCACCTGCCCTGGCATGGCTTTGTCACCTCCCCTTATTGCTCCACCCTtgttaaaaatgagattttttggggggatatTCCTCGttaaaaaggagatttttaaaaGGATATATATCTAAACATACTTTTTAATATACttctacatatatatattattttaatatatctcatatatatgtaaaatatatgtttttacacacatatatatattacttacatatatcacatatatatatatggaaaaatatattaaaaattattttaagctaAGGCTGTGCTTTTTGACAAATTGCGCTGGATATCGCCCCTTTTATCCTTTATTcaacatttttatataaaatctTTTAAACTCTGAGCCCTATTTCTCGAAGTTTGCGTGTCCGGATCACCCTCCCCGCTGGAGCGCGAAATTTCCTCGCATTCTGTCGCGACAGGGCTCGCGGGGCTCGCTCCCCTCACGGTTCCCGCCCTGCGCGCGCGGCCCCGGAAGCGGAAGCCGCGCAGGCTCCGGAAGAGCCGCCGGCTCCTTCCCGGCagcgccgccatcttggctTGGGCCGTGAGggagccgcggccgccgctgcccgccccgcccgctccgccgccatcgcggcccggccgccgctccccgcctgcctccctccctcggCCGCGGGCAGGAGGGGCCGCCCGGGGCCTGGCGGCCGCGGAGAGGTGAGCGGGACGGGGAGGGACGGGCGGGCTGCCTTCCTGTCTCACTGTCTCTCTGCGTTCTCCTTCTCCCTCCGTTTTCCCctgtccttccctccctttttcACCCTTCGCTTCTCTTTCAGTCCTTCCTTTCCTCGGCTGCCTTCCTGTCTCACCCTTCTCTGCCgttctcctcctctctcctttccccgTCTCTCTcgtttctccttcctccctcctttttccctctcctatttctccctctccttcccttcctccttttccaccTTTCCCCTCTCTAAgtccttcctttcctctttccctccttccctccctctctggttcctctttcccctctctcattttcattccctcccttccttttccctttccccttttcctttcagtcCCTCCCTCTTTacctctccctttccccctttttctttcccttctttcttattttctcctctccctttcactccctcccttcctctttcccttttcccctctctctccattttctcttttcctcttctcccttttATTCCCCcgttttctcctttttgttccTCATTTTTACtccctttcccccctctttttctgttcttcttactccttaaaaattcaaataatgGAATTTAAATCCAAATCATTGAGTATATCTCTCAAAACAACCCATAAAGTGGATTTTATAAAGACCTGGAGAAAGCTTCTACGAAGCTCTGTGCTTATTAAAGTTACACTGGTTAATTGTTGTAAATTAGATTATATTATTAcgattttccattatttttgctctgtaaaaattgaaatatttgagTTTATATCTTAAATACAacctataaaataaaattctttgggattttatttttaaggttttctgTGATTCTTGCTCCTTAAAAACCGAAATAATTCAATTTATATCTCACAGCCcataaagtggattttttttaaggagctgGGGAAAGGTTCTACTAAGCTCTGTGTTCACTGAGGTTGCATTAATGAATTTTAATGAGTGGATGTAATTGTAATTAACGTGTGTGTTAATcagatgagcagcagcagcaataagAGGGCCCCCACCACAGCCACGCAGAGGCTGAAGCAGGATTACCTGAGGATCAAAAAGGATCCAGTGCCTTACATctgtgctgagcccctgccctcCAACATCCTGGAATGGTGGGcatgggatggggaatgggaattggAATGGGAGTGGGGAATGGGAATTGGAGAGTGGGAACTGGGCTGGGAATTGGGACAGATTGTCCCTCACCCCGGGAGCTGGGGTGCACTGTCCCTCgcccctgagcagcagaagcTTTCCCAGGCTCTcagctccttctccctctctctggaGTCTGGGCAGGTGCAGAGGGAAGCTTTGCCTGAGGCTGCTCCTGGTTTTTTGGGCTATTTGTGGGTTTCCCCAGTGTTCCGTTCCCCTCTTTTCCAGGCACTACGTGGTGCGAGGGCCTGAGCTGACCCCGTATGAAGGTAAATCCCTGCCTGGAGGGTTTCCATGGAAAAACAGGAATGCCAGGGGGtgggaaaaggcaaaataaccCCACTAAAAACAGCTCCAAAAACTGGGAAGGAGGTGAAGAAATAGGGATGCTGCTGTCAATCGTTCTTGTCAGGAATGGGATTTATTTAATAcaattttatatgtatttattaaatataatttatttcacaCATTTTTGGGGTAGTTAGGAGAAGGAATAAAGCAGGGGAGTTGGGGATGGGAATTTGAATTGGGGTGGgaattattaattaaatataattccTTCAACCCATTTAGATGGTTTAGAAGAAGGAATGTAGCAGGGGAATTGAGGATGGAAGTTATTGATTAAATATAACTCATTTAAcccattttttgttgttttgcagGTGGATATTACCACGGAAAATTAATATTCCCTCGAGAATTCCCTTTCAAACCCCCCAGTATTTATATGATCACCCCCAATGGAAGGTTCAAGTGCAACACAAGGTAAGGGCTCCTTCCTAACCCTGCAGccattcccatcccagccattcccatcccaaatccaggacTCCTTCCCAGTATTGCTGCCATTCCCATCTCAAACGGGAaaaaatctggggaaaaaaacccagccatcccagccattcccatcccagctgggtCCCATCCTAAATCCAGAACTccttcccagtatcccatccaTTCCCATGCCAAATCCGGGACCCCACCCCAGCCGTTCCTTCCCAGCCCAATTCCCGGTTCCTGGCTGTCTGtccctggccaggctctgtCTGTCCATCACGGATTTCCACCCGGACACCTGGAACCCGGCCTGGTCCGTGTCCACCATCCTGACGGGGCTGCTCAGCTTCATGGTGGAGAAGGGGCCCACCCTGGGCAGCATCGAGACCTCTGAGTTCACCGTGAGTCCCTTGGGGAGAGTTCCACCAAATTTGGGGGTTCTGGGGGGTAAAGCCTGGCTGGAATTTGGTTCCTTTTTCCAGTCCTTTTTCCTTGACCCTGGTCAAAAATTAACATAATTTATATGTACAGACATTAATTTGAGTGAAAAATACTCAATTTTAAGAGCTACAAACCACATAAGAAGCcttgggaatttgggaaaatttgcaAGGTCTCAGGGATAAAGCTTGGCTGGGATTTGGTTCCTTTTTCCTGTCTCTCCCACAGGTCCACaggatgaaaaatgaaaaaaatttatgCCCCACAAACCTCTATTTTAGTCAGTAGTCCTCACAAATGTGatgttttaaatgttaaaaCCCACTTGGTGTGAGCTTTGCACCGTTCTGGTGGGAAATCAGGGGTGGAATTGAAATAAATGGATTGAATTTACATGGAATTGCTGATAAATTTGGTTTTTCTCCCCAGAAAAGGCAGCTGGCTGCGCAGAGcttagcatttaatttaaaagataaaGTCTTCTGTGAGCTCTTCCCTGAAGTGGTGGAGGTAAGGAAATCTTCATTCATGATTCATTTTTCAGCTCCAGACTTCCCTTGCCgcccctccccaaattccacTTTCCCATGCAGGAAATAACCAACAACacccaaatcaccccaaattCCATTGAATTTTCTGTTCCCCCTtgcaggaaagcaaacaaaagcccccaaatccccacaaaTTCCACTTTGCCACTGaatttcctctcccttttcaggagatgaagcagaagcagaaggcCCAGGACGAGCTGAGCTCCAGGCCTCCGTCGCTGCCGCTGCCCGACGTGGTGCCGGACGGGGACGCGCACCTGGGGCACAACGGGcaccccctgctgcaggggcagcgcGCGGCCCTGGTGCCCGGGCACGCcggggggctgcagcagccccccaGGAACCACGGACTCTTGGGGGGAGCCCTGGCGAACTTGTTTGTCATCGTGGGCTTCGCCGCCTTCGCCTACACAGTCAAGTACGTGCTGAGGAGCATAGCCCAGGAGTGAGAGCCCCGCAGAGACCAAATTTTACTGGGTTGGGGGTGACCGGGGCTCTTCGGCGGGGAGAGGTGGGGTTTGGCCCTGCCTGGGTCACGGCGGGCTCGGGGAACCTTTTGGTTTGTAGAGTTCTGCTCCATCTGTGGCTTCAACAGTGAAGATCTTCAGCCAAGTTTTATTCTGTTGAGTTTTCACTTCAGGATGAATGGGACTCTTTGGgtggaaaatttgggattttttgtccTTCCTGGGTCATGGTGGGGCTTGGTGAGACACGTTGATTTGTAGAGTTCTCCTGCATCTGTGGTTTGAACATTGAAGATCTTCAACAAATTTGACTCTGTTGACTTTTCAATTGAGGGTGAGTGGGACTCTTTGGAATGGGGCTCTTGGGGTggaaaatttgggggtttttgccCTTCCTGGgttgtggtggggttttgggttcAGAAGTCAAAACATTGTTGGGGAGCCCCTTTGATTTGTAGAGTTCTCCTCCATCTGTGGTTTTAACAGTGAAGATCTTCAGCCAGTTTTGACTCCATTGAGTTTTTCATTCAGGATGAGTGGGACTCTTGGAATGGGACTCTGGAATGAGACTCTTTGGGtggaaaatttggggttttttgccctTCCTTGGGTCATGGTGGGACTTGGTGAGACACGTTGATTTGTAGAGTTCTCCTCTATCTGTGGTTTGAACATTGAAGATCTTCAACAAATTTGACTCTGTTACAGAGTTTTCGCTTCTGGTTGAGTGGGACTCTTGGAatggggctctggggtggaaAATTCGGGGTTTTTTGCCCTTCCTGGgttgtggtggggttttgggtcTTGCTGCTGGTGAGAAGTCAAATATATTGGTTTTATTGTCCCAATAATTGGTTTTATTGTCCCAAAAATGGGGGTTTGTGTCCCAAAATTCAGCAtctggggctctggggatggagggaacagcacctggggagggaaaaattccagttttggggtgggaataacaaaggagctcctgcagagcagctgggtcagaggaaaaccccaaatgtgGTTCCACTTGATTCAGGATTTGCTTTAAttcttaaaaaacccaaaattcctTTGGGATTCATCTGCTGAGGTAAGActtaaattttgtttaaaaccatcaaaaccCCAGCCcaaattttttggtttttcccctAAAAAATTGTTGCAtttaaaccccaaaattccaataCTTTGGAATTCCCTGGATTGGGAGGAAGATTTGTGGGATCCCTGTGGATTCCGGGATTTGGGAATGGaatttttattcccattttttgggGTTGATTTGTGTTTTCCTGGGAATTCAGCTTTtgccccccaaaaaaagaaaaaattaaatttcaaccTCTCCCTCGGATAAAATCTTGGGATAAATCCTTGAAATTGCAGCTGCAATTCTGTGGATTTAAAAGTTTGGGAATTTTCCCACtgaatctttatttttaataaaaattcctggattttggggggattttcccccttttcctggaTTTTCCAAGCTCAGAGGAGTCGGAATGGCTGCGTTATAAAGTGATTTATTCATgataaaaatccataaaaaatCGActttgtggggcttttttggggAATAAAattccatggggaaaaaaatgggatttgggatattTCAgttcataaataaaataatgaaaatattcatttttcctgattgttttccttttttcagtcGGAttttccagcttcccttggATGTCTTGGTGTCTTTCCTTCATCATTCCATAATTCCTGTAATTCGTGaaattttgggatatttttggaGCATTCCTGATGATAATTACTGATTTTAATTAacattaaattataaataataaaatataatattataaacTAGATAGATAATAATTGCAATTATGTTAAAATTATATATCTGATTTGTTTATAGACAAATTACAAATTATGAATACTTGATCATTTAATAATTACAGATAATTTAATTATTGATTAATCATGGATTAATTAATCCTGCCattttcatggggaaaaaaaaaatggatttttaaagccAGAAAATCTGTGTCCagcaaaaaaatcaccaaaaaaaagggaataaattcCATAAAAActccaggaattcccaaattcctggAATTTCTTTTGGGAATGAGGACGGCTCATTAGGATTAATTAGGAATTCTTAATTAGCGCCGGGAGCTTTGCCCTGCCGGGTTATTTCCCTTTTGGAGTGgcagaaatttgggaattttttccatttttccgggaatttggggttttggggatcGGCCACGAGGTGGCGCCACCGTGTCGGGAATTGGGGctggaggggatttggggaatccTGGAAAATCCTAAACTGGGAACGATCCCGAAATCCCGAAATCCCAGCCTGGGGGCGgctctgggaatgggggaattcCCTGGGGAATATTTTATGGGATTGTCACAAAATCCCGGAATGTTTGGGGCTCTGGGAATGGGGGATATTTTATGGGGAATATTTTATGGGACTAAAATTGGGAAAAGAATTTTTGGGGCGATCTCCAACCTCTCCAGGAGAAAGCCAGGATGGGATGATCccaaaaatcaggaaaaggatttttggggattaTCCCAAAATTGAGAAGAGGATTTCGAAATTGAGAAGAAGATTTTTGGGATGATCCTGAAATTGGGAAGGGGATTTCTGGGATGATccaaaaatcaggaaaattatttttgtgataATCCCAAAAATTTGGGGATAttctggggggatttttgggatttttcccaaaaaatcaagaaaaggatttctgggATGATCCCAAAATTGGGGAAAGGATTTTTGGGATGATCCCAAATTCGggaaggggatttttgggatttcccagcctggggctctgggaattccatcgGCCCCGGGAAGGTCCCGCAGGCGCCGGGGAAGTCCAAAATTATCAACAAATCCCAAAAATGAGCAACAAATCCCGCCTGGAatgtgctgggctgagcagccctTAACTCCTGCCATGCTGAGGACGTTCCATCGGGacttttccccttcccaaatTCCAGGGTTCCATTTCTTCCCATTCCCAAAttcaattttattctttttttcccttcccaaattcctttttttccccattttttcctgcCCTCAAATTCCACGTTTTTCTGGAGGTGCTGCCAaaaaaccaggggaaaaaaattgatttttctggattttgggTTGGGAGTgtcccgtgcctcagtttccccaagATCCAGAGTTTTCCTCCCAATACATAAAACTTTTTCTCCTTATCCACAaaactgggaaataaaacagGGATTCTGCTCTATCCATGCTGGAGTTTATCCCGAGGCAGGgatttccagccctgccaggtgctccaaattcccaaaaaaaccctgatttcCCTGGGAtaaattcccccaaaaaagctgattttcctgTGAGAAATTCGCAAAACCCTCCTGATTTCCTCAGGATAAAATCCAAAAAATCCTGAATTCCCTAGGataaaatcccccccaaaactCGGATTTTGCTGGGATGCGCGGGGAGGGAGCGGGCGCTGATCCCGATCGGGGGCAGTTCCATTATCGGGGAATGTCATGGCATCGTGGAGCGgcgcctgcagctcctccttttttcccttttttttttttttttttttttttcctgtttttttcctcctccttttctgggAGTTGATGGAAACTCCTCCGGGAAGCCGCGAGGAGCCGGAGCCGCGGCAGGAGCTGCGATTTGGGATttgaaatttggggtttgggatggggaacCCGCGCCCTCCTGCCCCCTGACAgcgccgggggctgcggggattttttagggaaaaaccgaaaaaaggaaaaacttcGGGAAGCTCCATCTGCTCCTGCCGGGCTCGGGAGGTTTCGTTCCCCCCGCGGAGCTTTTGGGGtgtggggaatttggggtttggtttttgggtttttctcgGGGGGACGTGAGgcatttggggtttgggattgtTTTTTGGGATAtgctttttggggtttgtgttttgggatgTAAGGAATTTGGGGTTTAGGATTTGTTTTTTGGAGTGTGagaggtttgggttttgggatttgttttttaGTGTTTGAGGAATTTGGTTTTTGGGATGTGAAGGATCTGGTTTTGGGAATTGTTTTTTGGGGTGTgagaggtttggggtttggttttgacggtttggtttctttgggatgtaaggaatttggggtttgggatttgtttttaGGGATTTGTGTGAGGGGTTTAATTTTGGGGTGTGagaggtttggttttggggatttgtTATTTGGGGCGTGAAGAATTTGGTTTTGGGGATGTGAAGGATTTGTTTTGAGGGATTTGTTTTTTAGGGCGTGAggtatttttgggggggtgtgagggggttttttttttgggatttgagggatttggtttttggggtgtgACTAATTTGTTGTATGGGATCTGGTTTTTTGGGGTGTGAGGGGTTTTTTGCCGTTTGTTTTTTGGGATGTGAGGggtttaggttttgggatttgttttttgGGATGTGAGGGGTTTGTTTATTAGGGAGTGACAGTTGTTTTTTGGGATCTGTTTCGAGGAATTGTTTTGGGATGTGAAGGATCTGTTTTTTGGGGTGTGAGGGATTTGTATTTTGGGATCTGTTTTTCGGAGTGtgagggattttttggggggcgTGAGGGATCTGGTTTTTGGGAACTTTTTTGGGATCTGTTTTGGGGTGCGAGGCATCCGTATTTTTGGATCTGCGTTTTGGGATCTGCGTTTTGAGATCTGTTTTTGGGCTgtgagggatttttggggtgcgAGGCTGGGTCTGTCCCCCCAGGGCCGGCCCGGGATGCCCGCGGTTCCCCCGGTCCCGGTTCCCCGCAGCGCCGAACGCAGCTCGAGCGTTTCTGCCGGGAATGGACGGGGCGGTGCCGGGCTCTGAGCCGAGccgggctcagccctgccccgcAGCTTTCAGCACCTCCAAAACCAGCTTTAAACCAAACCTGGGAGGGTTTAGAGCCTCCAAAACCAGCTTTAAACCCAATCGGGGAGGGTTTAGAGCCTCCAAAACCAGCTTTAAACCCAATCGGGGAGGGTTTAGAGCCTCCAAAACCAGTTTCAAGCCCCATTTCGGGGGGCAGAGTAAAACCAGTTTTAAATCTGATTTGGGGTCAGAAGGGGCTGAGTAAAACCAGTTTCAAACTGGATTAAAGGGGTCGGAAGGGGCTGAGTAAAACCAGTTTCAAGCCCCATTTGGGGGGTGCTGAGTGCCTTTCAAACCAGTTTTAGGCCGGGTTTAGGGCAGAGCATCTCCTCGCctctgggatttctgggaaGCTCCCACGGACTCAGCTGCATCTCCTGAGGATCCAGAATTCCAAACAAATTCCAAATAAATTCCAAATAAATTAATCTCCGGCTTTTCCATCCTGAGGAGCTGCTTGGAACCTCCtggaatttggatttttttggacACAAATCTGCTTGGATCCttctgaaattctgatttttctttatacAAATCCAGTTGGGTCCTTCTCACCTGCTTAATTCTGGatttattttagagaaaaatctgGCGTTTTTTGCTCCTGAAGGATTCTCCTCCGGCTCCTTGATTCTGACCTGGTTAACTTGGATTTATTTTGGACACAAATCTGGGTTTTTATTGCTGATTGCTTGGATCCTTTTCACCTGCTTCATTCTGGATTTATTTTAGAgacaaatctgatttttttaattgctccTGAAGGATTTTCCTCCAGCTTCTTGATCCTTACCTGattaatttggggtttttggatttttattgGTACTGGAGCATTTTCCCCCTGGCTCCTTGATCCTGACCTCAGAAACTCAGGTTTTTTTGGAcacaaatctgatttttttggtCCTGGATCATTTCCCCTCTGGCTCCTTGACCCTGACCTGGTCGGTTCCAATTTTTTGGGACACAAATTGGATTTTCCTCGGTGCCACCATGCggggctggtggctgctgctggcgctgctgtgccaccagctgTGTCCCCGCATGgtgacagcagccaggagggacagggacagggacaggaggggcaggaaggagcacccagagcccctgaACACCTCCCTGGCCAACAGCGAGGAGCAGCCCAAGGTGGGTTTCCTGCCTTTTCTGAGCTGATTTTGGGCTCATTTCACCAATTCTCTTTGGTTTTTTATGTAATTTTCATTGTTCTCCATGTtgggaacagcagagaactCCCAAGGTGGATTCTGGGAGTTGAATGATCCATTTTTCCATCCCCTGAACATCTGGGTGGGTTTTCCATGGAATTTCAGGGGATTATCAGGGAATGGGAGTCCCAGCAGTTGCAAAAAGATCTCTGAGggactcagaaaaaaaatctgaggaaTTTTCAGAGCTACTGGCTCCTCCTAATCCCTCAGTGTCCTCCAAAAGCAGCaccaccagcccaggctggattTTTGGGACTCCTGAGGCAAATGATTTACTgggattttcctgccttttggGCTGGATTTTTGGGACCCTCTGAGGCCAGTTCTCGTCCTggtgtgtccccagctcctgggctggatTTCTGGGAGCCCCTGAGCTCAGTCAGTGCATGATCCTTGTCCTGGTTGtccccagctgctggaggctgcagaTGCACGGCTCACAGACCCCCGCAGGACCTGGATCTCCTTCGTGCACCGCCCAGATGACGGCAGCAACTCCAAGAGGAGATGCAAAGGCAAAGACAAGAAATTGGTAGGACTTGCACTCCACGTGTCCCAGTTTCCGTCCTGCTGCTCATCCTCAAGGTTccagcttttcccagcccaaAGAGTgctaaatttccttttttttttttttttttttttttgtttaatttctccatttttgAGAAATTTGAACCTTCTTGCTTTGGCAGAGGAGATGTGGGAGTTTTGAACCAGCCACTCCTAAACTGAGCCTTTCTCGTCTCTCAAATTGAGCCTTTTTTAGGTTATTTTCCCGCTcgttaaaaacaaaatcagtattttttttccccatccaagAGATAAAGTCCAAGTATCCCAAAGGACCAATTAATCAAGGTGTGGACAAGTggtttatttcaaattaatgaGCTGAGTGACAGCTCATTAATCACGTGGCACTTTTCATCTACTGCTTGGACAATCTTGGattcttttaataaatttaattatttgagGAATTATTTGCATCCTCTGAATGTCTGGGCAGCTTTTCCGTGGAATTTTAGAGGTTTATCAGAGGAATGGGAgtcccagcagctggaaaaaaatctctgagaGACTCTCAGAGCTCTTGGCCCTTCCTGATCCCTCAGTGTCCTCCAAAAATTATCAGGAATTTTCTGGGAACAACCCCCCTCACGTTGCTGATGTTCCTGTAGGATTTTCTGCAATTCCCAGGTTTTAATCCcaaattttcctttgtttgttcCCTCAGCGAGGCCTGGTGGGGCCTCCGGGGCCTCCTGGGCCTCAGGgacctccaggagctcctggggctgaAGTCACCAGGGAAGATCTTCTGCAGGAGTTCAAGGAGATCTTGAAAGgtaacagattttaaaaagtcaaagaTTTCCAGAGGATATTCAAGGTAAAGGGTGTTAAAGGCTGGAGGATCTTTGTTTTGGTGAAGAACCATGAACCAAAATGGTGACCAAAAATGttcccccagt
This Ammospiza nelsoni isolate bAmmNel1 chromosome 22, bAmmNel1.pri, whole genome shotgun sequence DNA region includes the following protein-coding sequences:
- the UBE2J2 gene encoding ubiquitin-conjugating enzyme E2 J2, yielding MSSSSNKRAPTTATQRLKQDYLRIKKDPVPYICAEPLPSNILEWHYVVRGPELTPYEGGYYHGKLIFPREFPFKPPSIYMITPNGRFKCNTRLCLSITDFHPDTWNPAWSVSTILTGLLSFMVEKGPTLGSIETSEFTKRQLAAQSLAFNLKDKVFCELFPEVVEEMKQKQKAQDELSSRPPSLPLPDVVPDGDAHLGHNGHPLLQGQRAALVPGHAGGLQQPPRNHGLLGGALANLFVIVGFAAFAYTVKYVLRSIAQE